A genomic region of Papaver somniferum cultivar HN1 chromosome 7, ASM357369v1, whole genome shotgun sequence contains the following coding sequences:
- the LOC113294732 gene encoding uncharacterized protein LOC113294732 isoform X2, with translation MSSSNKYGLASNSPDRPTYPSGQRGVYGAVSLNKSGSFREGMENRILSSRPGMSRSGSACSPAEVANFLHSLPLDAKVMVSGQKLPRQAEVSRILSASLGVSQDSTHSGSSTTRIAPEGIKKAKGAVFENVGRASEQVKVFTEMISRFDKCFPNLCTRKRSRSDIQPSDRSNTSLAVDRLASGGITGKLATQSNGISSGFDHEHQKLEDQCKNPVSKRIRSSMVDGQMDIRGSALGRPPAAMDRDKEIFGIASGGQVQSAEKDQALPIGMDGWEKSKMRKKRSGIKSDVSMNGTIRSPDGDRESKRETQQRLGIEARSRFSNVHGFRSGPSNGAVGVGKLDVISQQTTGLGMRSAARSDQDNGSLVNDRRDRLAGVDKEKINLKAVNKLNFRETSNAASPASTLKINVSARGPRSGFGTMPKPIPNVHRAIGGPDDWETPQPTNKLNAVVGTSNRKRSQSARSSSPPVTQWGEQRAQKISRVARRTNLLPHLPGHDESLAIEKTSDVSGNESGLRHSSGNIVHQVRPKVEPSVALSESEESGAAEVRSKGKKAAEMDEKSVQNFQKVTTSGSSRKNKMRDEDFGSTVRRPGRGGRSSAAGRSSVSKAVDKLDNTITAKQLRSARHGSDKIVSKVGRPPNRKMSERKTYTRPRYTMNSGVQDFLGESHDVHEELLAAANAAADPGQACSSPFWRQMEPLFSVISADDINFLKQQGTLGASPLTSTTGVASRDNCSTIPNRFELVECNGDRGFASQAKHPEYHSEHSVPARTDDSVIPLCQRLISALVSEEEIEEFCYTGEDETSFGWDAELKDNSLNQQSFGNHCSIGKPVTNGYRIPSSGRYRNGFVHDEVDFPAIPNSASFRDDSLYGLLADQEVTPNAHCSELPYNQMALEERLLLELQSIGIYPDPVPGLANREDEDVSEDARRVEEELNELVTKKNHLLGKVQKSAAEARELQEREIERQAYDKLVGLVYSKYMACFGPNASSGKGASGKIAKQAALASVKRTLEQCQKFENYGESCFNEPVFQDLFRSRSSNLKVSECVDSIIEGESANLYTGTRSSEVRVSGTHHIPPFIPQSGQNMDTIDKYHLSGETTVKEDKGCTKIKQRELLLDEVVGGTGISLRDHSGIGSSLATKGKRTGPAKIGRPALGTVKGERKPKSKPKQKTVQLSSSVKGLLGNGLEAPKAVFTSASRYSGNATDINAKKENGTSMGTPDKDEALDLSHLPLPGIDDDLDGQGQDFDSIFKNIDDEALQDIDFMGLEIPMDDLSDLNMMV, from the exons ATGTCATCGAGCAACAAATATGGTCTGGCTTCTAATAGTCCAGATAGGCCGACGTACCCTAGTGGACAACGGGGAGTCTATGGAGCTGTTTCATTGAATAAATCAGGCAGCTTTCGTGAGGGCATGGAGAATAGGATACTATCATCACGTCCAGGCATGTCTAGAAGTGGGTCTGCGTGTTCACCAGCAGAGGTGGCAAATTTCTTGCATAGTTTGCCTCTTGATGCTAAAGTGATGGTATCTGGACAGAAGCTCCCTCGGCAAGCGGAAGTTAGTAGAATCTTAAGTGCATCGCTGGGCGTGTCACAAGATAGCACCCATTCTGGTTCATCAACTACCAGGATTGCACCCGAGGGGATTAAGAAGGCCAAGGGCGCTGTATTTGAAAACGTTGGCAGGGCTAG CGAGCAAGTGAAGGTTTtcactgagatgatttccagatTCGACAAGTGTTTTCCAAATTTGTGTACGAGGAAGCGATCTCGTTCcgatattcaaccaagtgatcgATCAAACACCTCACTGGCAGTTGATCGTCTTGCTTCTGGAGGAATTACAGGAAAGTTGGCAACCCAGAGTAATGGGATATCCAGTGGGTTTGACCATGAACACCAGAAACTGGAAGACCAATGCAAAAATCCTGTTAGTAAACGCATACGTAGCTCAATGGTGGATGGACAG ATGGATATACGTGGGAGTGCTCTTGGAAGGCCACCTGCAGCAATGGATAGGGATAAAGAAATATTTGGAATTGCTAGTGGTGGTCAGGTTCAATCTGCAGAAAAGGATCAAGCTTTACCCATTGGTATGGACGGCTGGGAAAAGTCAAAAATGAGGAAAAAGCGTTCAGGGATAAAGTCTGATGTCTCCATGAATGGAACAATTAGGTCTCCTGATGGTGATCGGGAATCAAAACGAGAGACTCAGCAAAGGCTAGGCATTGAGGCCCGTTCAAGGTTTAGTAACGTTCATGGCTTTAG ATCTGGGCCTTCTAATGGAGCAGTTGGGGTTGGAAAATTAGATGTCATCTCTCAACAAACAACTGGGCTTGGCATGCGATCCGCAGCTAGGAGTGACCAAGATAATGGCTCTCTCGTCAATGACAGAAGAGACCGCCTTGCAGGCGTAGATAAGGAGAAGATCAACCTGAAAGCCGTTAACAA ATTGAATTTCCGTGAAACTAGTAATGCTGCTAGTCCTGCTTCAACCCTAAAAATAAATGTGTCCGCTCGGGGGCCGAGATCCGGTTTTGGTACAATGCCCAAGCCAATACCCAATGTCCATCGAGCAATAGGTGGTCCTGATGATTGGGAGACCCCCCAGCCTACGAATAAGCTCAATGCTGTTGTTGGAACTAGCAACCGTAAACGCTCTCAGTCAGCACGTTCGTCATCACCGCCTGTGACACAGTGGGGTGAACAAAGGGCTCAGAAGATATCCCGTGTTGCACGACGAACAAATTTACTTCCTCATCTTCCTGGCCATGATGAATCCCTAGCTATAGAAAAAACATCCGATGTTTCTGGTAATGAAAGTGGCCTAAGGCACTCGTCGGGAAATATTGTGCATCAGGTTAGACCAAAAGTTGAACCTTCAGTTGCATTATCAGAAAGCGAGGAGTCGGGAGCTGCAGAGGTCAGATCTAAGGGTAAGAAGGCTGCTGAAATGGATGAGAAATCAGTCCAAAATTTTCAAAAGGTTACAACATCGGGCTcgtccagaaagaacaagatgcGAGACGAAGATTTCGGAAGCACTGTTCGCAGACCAGGAAGGGGAGGTAGGAGCTCTGCTGCTGGTAGGTCTAGTGTATCAAAGGCAGTTGATAAGTTAGATAATACAATCACAGCGAAACAACTCAGAAGTGCAAGACATGGAAGTGATAAGATTGTGAG TAAAGTAGGTCGCCCACCAAATCGAAAGATGTCTGAGAGAAAGACTTATACACGTCCTAGATACACAATGAACAGTGGTGTGCAAGATTTTCTTG GAGAATCACATGATGTGCATGAAGAGCTCTTGGCTGCTGCAAATGCAGCTGCAGACCCTG GTCAAGCTTGTTCCAGCCCATTCTGGAGACAAATGGAGCCACTCTTTAGTGTCATCTCAGCTGATGATATAAATTTTCTGAAGCAACAG GGGACTCTTGGGGCCAGCCCCTTGACATCAACAACGGGAGTTGCATCTAGAGATAATTGTAGTACCATCCCTAATAGATTTGAGTTGGTTGAATGTAACGGAGATAGGGGTTTTGCAAGTCAAGCAAAGCATCCTGAATATCATTCAGAGCATTCAGTACCAGCCAGAACGGATGATAGTGTAATCCCACTTTGCCAGAGGCTTATTTCAGCATTAGTTTCGgaggaagagattgaagaattttGCTACACAGgagaagatgaaaccagttttgggtGGGATGCAGAGTTGAAAGATAATTCATTGAATCAGCAGTCATTTGGAAATCACTGTAGCATTGGCAAACCTGTTACTAATGGCTATAGGATACCTTCCAGCGGAAGATACCGGAATGGGTTTGTACACGATGAGGTCGATTTCCCAGCAATTCCAAATAGTGCGAGCTTTAGGGATGATTCCTTATATGGATTACTGGCAGACCAAGAAGTGACGCCTAACGCACATTGTTCTGAACTTCCGTATAACCAGATGGCTCTTGAAGAGAGACTTCTCCTTGAGCTTCAAAGTATTGGAATTTATCCAGATCCAGTG CCTGGCCTAGcaaacagagaagatgaagatgttagtGAGGATGCCAGAAGAGTGGAGGAGGAGCTTAACGAACTG gTGACTAAGAAGAATCACTTACTCGGTAAGGTGCAGAAGTCTGCAGCTGAAGCCAGAGAACTTCAAGAAAG GGAGATAGAGCGTCAAGCTTATGACAAACTTGTGGGATTGGTGTATAGCAAATACATG GCATGTTTTGGTCCTAATGCCTCCTCTGGAAAAGGTGCAAGCGGCAAAATAGCAAAGCAGGCTGCTTTAGCTTCAGTAAAACGTACTTTAGAACAATGCCAAAAGTTTGAAAATTATGGTGAAAGTTGCTTTAACGAGCCCGTGTTCCAAGATTTATTCCGCTCTAGGTCCTCAAACTTAAAGGTTTCAGAATGTGTAGATAGTATCATTGAAGGAGAATCTGCGAACCTTTACACTGGAACTCGCTCTTCAGAAGTTAGAGTTTCAG GTACACACCACATCCCTCCTTTTATTCCACAATCAGGTCAGAATATGGATACCATTGACAAGTACCATTTGTCAGGCGAAACTACTGTAAAAGAGGATAAAGGATGCACTAAAATTAAACAGAGGGAGTTGTTGCTAGACGAGGTTGTTGGTGGAACAGGTATTTCCTTGAGAGACCATTCAGGTATTGGAAGTTCTCTTGCTACAAAAGGAAAGAGAACTGGTCCTGCTAAAATTGGCCGGCCAGCTTTAGGCACCGTTAAAGGTGAGAGAAAGCCAAAATCGAAACCTAAGCAGAAGACTGTTCAGTTATCCTCTTCTGTCAAAGGCCTTCTTGGTAACGGTTTAGAGGCACCCAAAGCAGTATTTACTTCTGCTTCAAGATACAGTGGAAATGCCACAGATATCAATGCCAAGAAGGAAAATGGTACGAGTATGGGGACACCAGACAAAGATGAGGCTCTTGACTTGTCTCATCTGCCGTTACCTGGAATTGATGATGATCTCGATGGGCAAGGGCAGGATTTTGATTCAATATTCAAAAATATTGATGATGAAGCATTGCAAGACATTGATTTTATGGGACTTGAAATTCCAATGGACGACCTTTCAGACTTAAATATGATGGTTTGA